DNA from Mesorhizobium loti R88b:
ATCCTTCGATGCCGCGAGTCACTGCCGGCGCCTGTATTGCCTACGGTTTCGATCGCGATGCGCCATAGGCATCGAAATGGGTTACGACGGTCTGGAAAAAGGCGTCGAATGTTACGCCAAACTCAGCCGTTGAAACGCACAAGCCGTCTGCACCCATGGACTGATTGGCGGAACGGGTCCAGCGCGCCATTCTGGCAAGAGGCAGTCCTTTCCAGGCAGCGTCCGAAATTTTGAGCACGACGATTTTGTTGTGCCGACAATTCCATGCCGAGATGTTTTCTACCTCGGACCAAGGGACTACTGCCGCTGAGAGGCGGCTGTCCCAAAAGCCGACGGGGGAAAGTTTGATAACCGGTATTTTGCCGATGAGGCACCGCCAGCCCATCAGCAGGAAAGCAGACAAGAACAGCAGTGTACCCAGCCAGCCTGCAAACTGCGCGAGGCTGCCAGGTACGACGTTCGGCAAGAGTGGCCATCCCGCCGCCAGGCTCACAGCCGCACAGGCCAGTGCCAATGTCGCCAGCAGCAACAACCGCATCGCGGATGCGTGGAATACAACAGTTTGGTTCACGTCGATCGGCATCCTACCTCTTTTTGCCGCTCTTTTCTCGCCAAACAACCGGCATCCTGCTGACCTTGGAGTCATGCAGCGGTGGCGGGGGGGCTGAGTGGCGCCCAGAGGGCCGCTGCGTCCGACCATAAGCCATGCCACGGGCATAATTTTTTTCCGAAAACCAAATTTTCCAGCGAGAGATCGAAAATCTGTCTGGCGGTGCCCCGGAGCAGTCACGCTCAAAGTCAGCGGAAGAGGTCAGGGCTTAACTATTTGAAACCACTTGGGTAAATTTGGTGGAGCCAATCGGGATCGAACCGACGACCTCTTGAATGCCATTCAAGCGCTCTCCCAACTGAGCTATGGCCCCACTTCCGGCAGTCAGCCGGCGCCGTTTCCGGCGAAGAGATCAGCGCGGGTTGGAACACCGCGCCGTTAGTGCAGGCGGCTTCTAACCCCGCCTATGCCAGATATCAAGCCTGAACACCGGCTTTTTATTGCAACGTCGCGAAAGCCGGCAAACGCCTTTCGCGAAAGGCCGATTAGACCTCGTCGTCGTCGTCGCCAACGCCGATCATGTCGGCAACGTCGTCGTCTTCTTCCTCTTCGTCGGCAAGGAAGGTGTCATCCTCGTCATCGCCCAGGTCGACATCGTCTTCGTCGTCGCCGAGATCCGGCAGATCGTCACCCTTGACGTCCTCGTCGGCCTCTTCGAGCGACACGACCTCGACGCCTTCCTCTTCCTCGGCGTCCACTTCCTTCTCGGCAACTTCCTCTTCCTCTTCGATGGCGGCGATCTTGCCGTCCTCGAAATAGGAACGCGGATAGGTCTTGCCGGTGTAGGGCGAGACGATCGGGTCTTTGTTCAGGTCGTAAAACTTCCGGCCCGTTTCAGGGTCGACACGCTTTGTGCCAAGTTCGTTTTTTGCCACGGCAAGCCTCGTCAATAAAAGAGTGGTCCCCTTAACCACAGTTTGCAGCGCTGTCAAAGCGAAAAGCCGGCGTCACAAAACCAAGCACTGAAAGGGCTCGCGCCAAGTGATGACCTTTGGGGATGACCATTTCGACCCGCCGTGATACGAGACCGCCGCAACAAATGAAAAGCGCCGGCGCGCCGGCATTCCGTCCAGGGAAATTCCATGTCTCACGCCGCCGCTTCCAAGCCGGCCACCGCCCGCAAATCTCAAGCCCTTTCCGGCACGGCCCGCGTACCGGGCGACAAGTCGATCTCACACCGCTCCATGATGTTCGGCGGTCTCGCCTCCGGCGAAACCCGCGTCACCGGCCTGCTCGAAGGCGAGGACGTGATGCGCACGGCTGCCGCCATGAAGGCGATGGGCGCGCATATAAAAAAGCACGGCGCCGAGTGGGTGATCCGCGGCACCGGCAATGGCGCACTCTTGCAGCCGGAAGCTCCACTCGATTTCGGCAATGCCGGCACCGGCTCGCGGCTGACCATGGGCCTTGTCGGCACCTATGACATGGAAACGACCTTCATCGGCGATGCCTCGCTGTCGGGCCGGCCTATGGGCCGCGTGCTCGAACCTTTGCGGCAGATGGGCGTGCAGGTGCTGAAGGCGACACCTGGCGACCGCATGCCGATCACGCTGCATGGCCCCAAGCACGCCGCACCGATCACCTACCGCGTGCCGATGGCCTCGGCGCAGGTGAAATCCGCGGTACTGCTCGCCGGCCTTAACACGCCGGGCATCACCACCGTCATCGAGCCGGTGATGACGCGCGACCACACCGAAAAGATGCTCAAGGGGTTCGGCGCAAACCTGTCGGTCGAGACCGACGAACGCGGCGTGCGCCACATCTTCATCGAGGGCCAGGGCAAGCTCACCGGCCAGACGATCGCCGTGCCGGGCGATCCGTCCTCGGCCGGTTTTCCGCTGGTCGCCGCACTCATCGTGCCGGGTTCCGACATCGTCATCGAGAACGTGCTGATGAACCCGACGCGAACCGGGTTGCTCCTCACTTTGCAGGAAATGGGCGGCCAGATCGACATTTTGAACCCGCGCAATGCCGGCGGCGAGGATGTGGCCGACCTGCGCGTGCGTTACTCCGAACTCAAGGGCGTCATCGTGCCGCCGGAACGCGCGCCGTCGATGATCGACGAATATCCGGTGCTGGCCGTAGCCGCGAGTTTCGCCGAGGGCGAGACGCTGATGCAGGGGCTGGAAGAGCTGCGGGTGAAGGAATCCGACCGGCTGTCGGCGGTCGCCAACGGGCTGAAGCTCAACGGCGTCGATTGCACCGAGGGCGAAGCGTCGCTTGCCGTGCGCGGCAAACCCGGCGGCAAGGGCCTTGGCGGCCATCCCAACGGCCAGGACACGACAGTGCAGACCCATCTCGACCACCGCATCGCCATGAGCTTTCTGGTGATGGGTCTGGCGACAGAAAAGCCGGTGACCATCGATGACGCCGCCATGATCGCGACAAGCTTTCCTGAGTTCATGGGGCTGATGACGGGCTTGGGCGCGGAGATTTCGTGAACCTGGAATTGCCGTCAAATTTGGCTACGAACTCAATTGTTCTTTAAGGTCGGCCCTTCAAGATCGTACGAACATTGGGGAGAGCCATGAGTATTCTTGCCTCGATTTTGCTTGCGGTCGTCGCAGGTGTCGTTTTGATCATCGCGAAGGCCATATCCGTGGCCAAGTTGATCAATGAGCGGAACTATTCACTCATGCGCTTCGGCTTGATCGGGGCATTCTGGGTCGGGCTTACCATTGCGAGCATGGGTTCATCTTGCGGGCCGATAGGGTGCACATACGGCCTGCACTTCGGTTGGTGGCTCGAACTTATAAAAATCGACATGCAACCAAAGGCGATATTTTTCGCAATGGGTGGCTATGCGATCCTTAGCGTATATTTTTTCGGCCATGTACTGGGTTGGGTATTCTACCTGTTTAGGACAATTGCGCGGCCAGTTTCGCGTTGAAGGGGCTTCCTCAAACCCCATAGTGGCATATTGCATTGAGGCCGGTTCTCGGCTTGTTGTCGTCCATGACTTCGACCTTCACCATCGCTATCGACGGACCCGCCGGCGCCGGCAAGGGCACGCTCGCCCGGCGGCTCGCCGACCACTACCGGCTGAACCTGCTCGACACTGGTCTCACCTATCGCGCGGTCGCCTACGCGCTCATCCAGTACGCGCTGCCGCTCGACAACGTCTCGGCCGCCGAAACCGCTGCCCGACAGGTCGATTTGGCCAAGCTCGACCGTGCGGTCCTGTCCGCGCATGCCGTCGGCGAGGCGGCCTCAAAGGTCGCGGTGTTCCCGACCGTGCGGCGCATCCTGGTTGAAAAGCAGCGCGACTTCGCCAAGACGCCGCCGGGGGCGGTGCTCGACGGGCGCGACATCGGCACTGTCGTGTGCCCCGATGCCGATATCAAACTCTATGTGACGGCCAGTGCGGAAGTGCGCGCCAAGCGCCGGCTGGCCGAGATCGAAAGCATTGGAGGCACTGCCAACTTCACCGAAATCCTGGCCGATATCGTGCGCCGCGACGAGCGCGACATGGGCCGTGCCGACTCGCCCTTGAAGCCGGCCGCCGACGCGCACTTGCTTGATACCAGCGAAATGGCTATAGAAGCCGCGTTTCTCGCGGCCATGGCTGTTATCGACGACGTGCTGGCCAGGAGAAACAAGGCCTGATCCGGGTTTTCTCTCGCGTTTCCGTTGCCGGAAGTGCAGGAAATACCCATATCGGGCACGAACCAGCCTGCCAGCATTCTTCATGCGCCGGAATTGCCGCCTGAAAAGCGGCCCAGGGCTTTTTTAGCCCGGAACGCCGGCAGGCCAACGCAACGCTAACCCACGGCGCCCGTCCCGCTTCCAGATGCGGGGCACTCCAGGAGAAAATATGTCAGCTGCAAATCCCACTCGCGATGATTTCGCGAGCCTGCTCGAAGAATCATTTACCGCCGGTCATTCCGGCGAAGGCCAGGTCGTCAAGGGCACGATCACCGCGATCGAAAAGGACATGGCCATCATCGACGTCGGCCTCAAGGTCGAAGGCCGCGTGCCGCTGAAGGAATTCGGCGTCAAGGGCAAGGACACCACCCTCAAGGTCGGTGACACTGTCGAAGTCTATGTCGAGCGCATCGAGAACGCGCTTGGCGAAGCCATGCTGTCGCGTGAAAAGGCCCGCCGCGAAGAGAGCTGGGTCCGTCTCGAAGAGAAGTTCACCAAGGGTGAGCGCGTCGAAGGCGTCATCTTCAACCAGGTCAAGGGCGGCTTCACCGTCGACCTCGACGGCGCCGTGGCCTTCCTGCCGCGCAGCCAGGTCGATATCCGCCCGATCCGCGACGTCTCCCCGCTGATGCACAACCCGCAGCCCTTCGAGATCCTCAAGATGGATCGCCGCCGCGGCAACATCGTGGTGTCGCGCCGCACCGTGCTTGAGGAGAGCCGTGCCGAACAGCGTTCGGAAATCGTGCAGAACCTCGAAGAAGGCCAGGTTGTCGAAGGCGTCGTCAAGAACATCACCGATTACGGTGCGTTCGTCGACCTCGGCGGCATCGACGGCCTGCTGCATGTCACCGACATGGCCTGGCGCCGCGTCAACCATCCGACCGAAATCCTCAACATCGGTCAGACGGTCAAGGTGCAGATCATCCGCATCAACCAGGAAACCCACCGCATCTCGCTCGGCATGAAGCAGCTCGAGAGCGATCCGTGGTCCGAGATCGGCACCAAGTTCCCGATCGGCAAGAAGATCAAGGGTACCGTCACCAACATCACCGACTACGGCGCGTTCGTCGAGCTGGAGCCGGGCATCGAAGGCCTCATCCACGTTTCGGAAATGTCGTGGACCAAGAAGAACGTGCATCCCGGCAAGATCCTGTCGACGACGCAGGAAGTCGACGTGGTGGTGCTCGAGGTCGATCCGGCCAAGCGCCGCATTTCGCTCGGCCTCAAGCAGACGCTGGAAAACCCATGGGAAGCCTTCGCGCGCACCCATCCGGTCGGCAGCCAGGTCGAGGGCGAGGTCAAGAACAAGACCGAGTTCGGCCTGTTCATCGGCCTGGAAGGGGACGTGGACGGCATGGTGCACCTTTCCGACCTCGACTGGACCCGTCCGGGCGAGCAGGTCATCGAAGAGTACAATCGCGGCGACATGGTCAAGGCGCAGGTTCTCGACGTCGACATCGACAAGGAGCGCATCTCGCTCGGCATCAAGCAGTTGGCCAAGGATACGGTCGGCGAAGCGGCCAACAGCGGCGAACTGCGCAAGAACGCCGTCGTCACCTGTGAAGTCATCGGCGTCAAGGATGGCGGTCTGGAAGTGCGGCTGGTCGAAAGCGGCATCGAGACCTTCATCAAGCGCTCCGACCTCAGCCGCGACCGCGACGAGCAGCGCCCCGAGCGCTTCACCGTCGGCCAGAAGGTCGATGCCCGCGTCATCGCCTTCGACAAGAAGACCCGCAAGCTGCAGGTGTCGATCAAGGCGCTGGAAATCGCCGAAGAGAAGGAAGCCGTTGCTCAGTATGGCTCGACCGACTCCGGCGCTTCGCTGGGCGACATCCTGGGTGCCGCGCTGAAGAAGCAGGGCAGCTAAGGCCGCCGCGCGCTCCGGCGCGCGACGCCACCTCATACAAAACCCCGCCGGAGCGATCCGGCGGGGTTTTTCTTTGGCTTACGTCTGAAACTGAAGAATTGTGCCGAGAGCAATTCCAGGAAAAGTGTGAGCGGTTTTCCGTCCGGAATTGCGTCAAAATAAAGGGTTAGAGCGGTTCTCCGTTTCCGTGAAACGGTGAATTGCTCTATGACTCAGGCCCGGCCGTAAAGGGGCACCAGCGTACCGCTCATCGCCTGGTTGGCGGGCGAGGCAAGATAGGCGATCGCCTCGGCGGCGGCTTCGAGGCTGACCCATTTGGCAAAATCGGCATCCGGCATGTCGGCGCGGTTCGCCGGCGTGTCGAGCGTCGACGGCGCCACGGCATTGACCAGGATGCCCTTGGCCTTGAGCTCTTCAGCCATCGCTACCGTCATGGCCGCCACCGCCGCCTTGCTGGCGGCGTAGGCGACCATGCCGGCACCGCGCCTGGGGTCGAGCCCGGCGCGCGCGGTCACATTGACGATGCGGCCTGATGTGCCTGACGCCAGCATCGAGCGGATGGCGGCGCGGCTGCACAGGAATGTGGTGCGGGCGTTGGTGTCCATCATCTCGGCGAAAGACGCCGATTCGATCTTTTCCACCGGCGCCATGGCGAAGCCGCCGGCGAGATGGATCGATCCCCACAAGGCAGGAACCTGAGCATAGAAGGCCTCAACCTTGGCGGAGTCCGACAGGTCGACATTATGCGCCAGCTTGACGTTCTCATGCTCGGCGAAGGGAAAATGCTGGGGCGCCGCGGCATGCGCGTTCGGCACGTGGCAGATCGCGCCCTGCTCCAGCAGCCGGCCAACCACCGCACCGCCGAGCGCGCCGGTTCCACCGGTCACAACGATATGCCTGCCTTCAAGTGTTTCCGTCATCCTGGACCGATCCTGTCATTTTTTTATAATTATGTTGATTGCCGCGCCCGACGCGAAGCGTCGCGCCTTTCGGGCGATCACTCAATTGATATCTCGACATGGCAGCTGTTGCGTCTTTGCATGCGTCAGGCCGCATAGACGACGATGCCGGCAGCCACGGGGCTGTGGTCGTACAACAGGCTAGCCGGCGAAGGGACCGCTGCAGGCTGGGAAATCAACGCCAGCCTGGACGCTCAATCGACTGTGATTTCGATGACATGCGGCAACCCGGTTGCCCGGGCTCGCTGCAGCGCCTGCGGCAAGGCAGCGATATCGGCAAGCCGTTCGGCTGATATGCCGTAGGCTTCGGCCAGCTTGCAGAAGTCCGGCGGCGCCGGCGATACACCAACAGGTTCGACGCCGACATCGAGCATCGAGGTCTCGATCTCGCGATAGCCCCTGTTGTTCCAGACGACAAAGATGACCGGCGCATCGGCATCAAGGGCTGCACCCAGCTCCGGCAGCGTGAACTGGAAGCCGCCGTCGCCGGTCAGGCAGACAACCGGCGCATCGGGCATGGCGAGCGCCGCCCCGATCGCCGCTGGTGGGCCGTAGCCAAGCGCGCCGAAGCCGGTGGCGGCATTGAACCAGCCGGCCGGCCGGTCGTGATCGTAGTAGAGATTGGCGGCGTAGACCGGCTGCGTCGAGTCGCCGACGATGATCGCACCCGGCAAGGCGTCGCGGATCATTTCCACGGCATGCACCTGCGCCACATAGGCCGGGCTCAGCTCGGCAAAGGCCGCCTTCCGGGTCGCAGCGGCGCGGCCCTCACCGTCTGGCGCGGTTACATGCGTGGAGCCGATCGCGGCGAGCAGGGCTTCGATTGCTTCGGCGCAGTCGGCCTGGATGCCGACTGTCACCGGGCGGCGGGCGAGCTGGTCGGCGCCGATATCGATGCGGATCAGGTTGGGCGGGAGCACAAAGCCGCCATCGCCATAGCCGTCATAGTCGGTCGGGCCGAATTCGGTGCCGGCGGCAATCACCAGATCGGCCTCGGCCATCAGCACGCGAACCGCCTTCAGGCTTGGGCTTGCCGGCACAAGGAGCGGGTGGCGATGCAGCAGGCCGCGCGCATTGGTGGTCTCGACGACCGGTGCGCCGAGCTTTTCGGCCAGGCGCCGCAACGGCGCCTCGGCGCGCTTGGCCCCGCCGCCGGCCAGGATGAGTGGGCGACGCGCCGCGGCGATGAGTTTGGCTGCACTCGCTATCGCCGCACCATCCGGCGCGGGCGGGGCTGCATTGCTCAACAGAGCCGCGATGCCGTCCGCCGGCTTGACCATGACATCGGTCGGGATCTCGATATGCACCGGGCCGGGGCGTGACGATGAAAACAGGGCGAAGGCCTGTGCCAGCGCACCCGGCAATTCGCTGGCCTCGGTGATCCTCTGCGACAACAGCGCCACTTTCTCCATCATGCCGCGCTGGTCCGGCAGCTCGTGCAGGAAGCCCAGCCCCTTGCCCAGCGTCGGCATGGCATTGACGCCGGAGATGACCAGCATCGGCACCGAATCGGCGCGCGCCTGGCCCATGGCGGTAATGGTGTTGGTCAGCCCCGGTCCGGTGATGACGAAGGCGACGCCCGGCCTGCCGCTGGCGCGGGCATAACCGTCGGCCATGAAGCCGGCGCCCTGTTCGTGGCGGGGCGTGACATGGCGGATTTTCGAGCGCGCCAGGCCACGATA
Protein-coding regions in this window:
- the aroA gene encoding 3-phosphoshikimate 1-carboxyvinyltransferase, whose product is MSHAAASKPATARKSQALSGTARVPGDKSISHRSMMFGGLASGETRVTGLLEGEDVMRTAAAMKAMGAHIKKHGAEWVIRGTGNGALLQPEAPLDFGNAGTGSRLTMGLVGTYDMETTFIGDASLSGRPMGRVLEPLRQMGVQVLKATPGDRMPITLHGPKHAAPITYRVPMASAQVKSAVLLAGLNTPGITTVIEPVMTRDHTEKMLKGFGANLSVETDERGVRHIFIEGQGKLTGQTIAVPGDPSSAGFPLVAALIVPGSDIVIENVLMNPTRTGLLLTLQEMGGQIDILNPRNAGGEDVADLRVRYSELKGVIVPPERAPSMIDEYPVLAVAASFAEGETLMQGLEELRVKESDRLSAVANGLKLNGVDCTEGEASLAVRGKPGGKGLGGHPNGQDTTVQTHLDHRIAMSFLVMGLATEKPVTIDDAAMIATSFPEFMGLMTGLGAEIS
- a CDS encoding TIGR02300 family protein: MAKNELGTKRVDPETGRKFYDLNKDPIVSPYTGKTYPRSYFEDGKIAAIEEEEEVAEKEVDAEEEEGVEVVSLEEADEDVKGDDLPDLGDDEDDVDLGDDEDDTFLADEEEEDDDVADMIGVGDDDDEV
- a CDS encoding SDR family NAD(P)-dependent oxidoreductase, with translation MTETLEGRHIVVTGGTGALGGAVVGRLLEQGAICHVPNAHAAAPQHFPFAEHENVKLAHNVDLSDSAKVEAFYAQVPALWGSIHLAGGFAMAPVEKIESASFAEMMDTNARTTFLCSRAAIRSMLASGTSGRIVNVTARAGLDPRRGAGMVAYAASKAAVAAMTVAMAEELKAKGILVNAVAPSTLDTPANRADMPDADFAKWVSLEAAAEAIAYLASPANQAMSGTLVPLYGRA
- the cmk gene encoding (d)CMP kinase: MTSTFTIAIDGPAGAGKGTLARRLADHYRLNLLDTGLTYRAVAYALIQYALPLDNVSAAETAARQVDLAKLDRAVLSAHAVGEAASKVAVFPTVRRILVEKQRDFAKTPPGAVLDGRDIGTVVCPDADIKLYVTASAEVRAKRRLAEIESIGGTANFTEILADIVRRDERDMGRADSPLKPAADAHLLDTSEMAIEAAFLAAMAVIDDVLARRNKA
- a CDS encoding STM3941 family protein, translated to MPIDVNQTVVFHASAMRLLLLATLALACAAVSLAAGWPLLPNVVPGSLAQFAGWLGTLLFLSAFLLMGWRCLIGKIPVIKLSPVGFWDSRLSAAVVPWSEVENISAWNCRHNKIVVLKISDAAWKGLPLARMARWTRSANQSMGADGLCVSTAEFGVTFDAFFQTVVTHFDAYGASRSKP
- a CDS encoding 5-guanidino-2-oxopentanoate decarboxylase, giving the protein MTTLGEALITLLEAHGVDTVFGIPGVHTVELYRGLARSKIRHVTPRHEQGAGFMADGYARASGRPGVAFVITGPGLTNTITAMGQARADSVPMLVISGVNAMPTLGKGLGFLHELPDQRGMMEKVALLSQRITEASELPGALAQAFALFSSSRPGPVHIEIPTDVMVKPADGIAALLSNAAPPAPDGAAIASAAKLIAAARRPLILAGGGAKRAEAPLRRLAEKLGAPVVETTNARGLLHRHPLLVPASPSLKAVRVLMAEADLVIAAGTEFGPTDYDGYGDGGFVLPPNLIRIDIGADQLARRPVTVGIQADCAEAIEALLAAIGSTHVTAPDGEGRAAATRKAAFAELSPAYVAQVHAVEMIRDALPGAIIVGDSTQPVYAANLYYDHDRPAGWFNAATGFGALGYGPPAAIGAALAMPDAPVVCLTGDGGFQFTLPELGAALDADAPVIFVVWNNRGYREIETSMLDVGVEPVGVSPAPPDFCKLAEAYGISAERLADIAALPQALQRARATGLPHVIEITVD
- the rpsA gene encoding 30S ribosomal protein S1; this encodes MSAANPTRDDFASLLEESFTAGHSGEGQVVKGTITAIEKDMAIIDVGLKVEGRVPLKEFGVKGKDTTLKVGDTVEVYVERIENALGEAMLSREKARREESWVRLEEKFTKGERVEGVIFNQVKGGFTVDLDGAVAFLPRSQVDIRPIRDVSPLMHNPQPFEILKMDRRRGNIVVSRRTVLEESRAEQRSEIVQNLEEGQVVEGVVKNITDYGAFVDLGGIDGLLHVTDMAWRRVNHPTEILNIGQTVKVQIIRINQETHRISLGMKQLESDPWSEIGTKFPIGKKIKGTVTNITDYGAFVELEPGIEGLIHVSEMSWTKKNVHPGKILSTTQEVDVVVLEVDPAKRRISLGLKQTLENPWEAFARTHPVGSQVEGEVKNKTEFGLFIGLEGDVDGMVHLSDLDWTRPGEQVIEEYNRGDMVKAQVLDVDIDKERISLGIKQLAKDTVGEAANSGELRKNAVVTCEVIGVKDGGLEVRLVESGIETFIKRSDLSRDRDEQRPERFTVGQKVDARVIAFDKKTRKLQVSIKALEIAEEKEAVAQYGSTDSGASLGDILGAALKKQGS